A DNA window from Sphingomonas profundi contains the following coding sequences:
- the era gene encoding GTPase Era: protein MTDPAPAPVAPDRQSCGLIAVVGAPNAGKSTLVNALVGQKVAIVSPKAQTTRVRLMGVAIEGSTQILLVDTPGIFEPRRRLDRAMVAAAWGGASDADLIALVIDAKAGIKAKLDDLIKGLADRREPRVVILNKVDVTPKEKLLELAVRLNEALAPEEIFMVSAATGDGIAALKAALAHRMPAGPWHFPEDQVSDATDRMLAAEVTREQLYLQLHAELPYASAVETEKYEERKDGSVAIHQQILVARDTQRAIVLGKGGARLKEIGSRAREELQRLLGHKVHLFLHVKVKPDWEEDRALYRDIGLDWVD from the coding sequence TTGACCGATCCCGCCCCCGCCCCTGTCGCGCCGGATCGGCAATCCTGCGGCCTGATCGCCGTCGTCGGCGCGCCCAACGCCGGCAAGTCGACCCTCGTCAACGCGCTGGTCGGCCAGAAGGTGGCGATCGTCAGCCCCAAGGCGCAGACCACGCGGGTGCGGCTGATGGGCGTCGCGATCGAGGGAAGCACCCAGATCCTGCTGGTCGACACGCCCGGCATCTTCGAGCCGCGCCGCAGGCTGGATCGGGCGATGGTGGCGGCGGCCTGGGGCGGCGCCAGCGACGCCGATCTGATCGCGCTGGTGATCGACGCGAAGGCCGGCATCAAGGCGAAGCTGGACGATCTCATCAAAGGCCTGGCCGACCGGCGGGAGCCGCGCGTCGTGATCCTCAACAAGGTGGACGTGACGCCCAAGGAGAAGCTGCTGGAACTCGCCGTGCGGCTGAACGAGGCGCTGGCGCCCGAGGAGATCTTCATGGTCTCCGCCGCCACCGGCGACGGCATCGCGGCGCTGAAGGCGGCGCTCGCCCATCGGATGCCGGCGGGGCCGTGGCACTTCCCCGAGGATCAGGTCTCCGACGCGACCGACCGGATGCTCGCCGCGGAGGTGACGCGCGAGCAGCTCTACCTCCAGCTCCATGCCGAGCTGCCTTATGCCAGCGCCGTGGAGACCGAGAAATATGAGGAGCGCAAGGACGGCTCCGTCGCGATCCACCAGCAGATCCTGGTCGCGCGCGATACGCAGCGGGCCATCGTGCTCGGCAAGGGCGGCGCACGGCTGAAGGAGATCGGCAGCCGCGCGCGCGAGGAACTGCAGCGTCTGCTCGGCCACAAGGTGCACCTGTTCCTCCACGTCAAGGTGAAGCCGGACTGGGAGGAGGATCGCGCCCTGTATCGCGACATCGGCCTCGACTGGGTCGATTGA
- a CDS encoding 50S ribosomal protein L11 methyltransferase translates to MSARPRRRAGAKGDGVTGFPFDAACAGSWKLSLPCTRAEAEALAGDVPQLALLDEPPVLMTSEPDPAAPDAWRLDAYVEAEPDAATIALVRDLVPSAVGTAPLIEHIPEEDWVTLSQAGLEPIRAGRFYVRTPASAAAPPPGAIAFTIEAGRAFGTGHHETTTGCLMMIDRMRASGLRFDDIVDVGTGTGLLAFAALAVWPRARVAASDIDPVAIEVTAENAAVNGVAIGRGHGRVALATAPGLAHPRLRAWAPYDLIVANILAGPLVELAPMLGGALLPGGSLVLAGLLDHQAERVAAAYRREGLRLADTIRLGDWPTLRMIKRRR, encoded by the coding sequence GGCCGCGCCGCCGGGCCGGGGCGAAGGGCGACGGCGTCACCGGCTTCCCGTTCGACGCGGCCTGCGCCGGTAGCTGGAAGCTGAGCCTGCCCTGCACGAGAGCGGAGGCGGAGGCGCTGGCCGGCGACGTGCCGCAGCTGGCGCTGCTGGACGAGCCGCCGGTGCTGATGACGAGCGAGCCCGATCCCGCCGCCCCCGACGCGTGGCGACTCGACGCCTATGTCGAGGCCGAGCCGGACGCGGCGACGATCGCGCTGGTGCGCGATCTGGTGCCGAGCGCCGTCGGCACCGCGCCGCTTATCGAGCATATTCCGGAGGAGGATTGGGTCACGCTGTCGCAGGCGGGGCTGGAGCCGATCCGCGCCGGGCGCTTCTACGTGCGCACGCCCGCCAGCGCGGCCGCGCCGCCACCGGGCGCGATCGCCTTCACGATCGAGGCGGGGCGGGCATTCGGCACCGGCCACCACGAGACGACGACCGGCTGCCTGATGATGATCGACCGGATGCGCGCCAGCGGCCTGCGCTTCGACGATATCGTCGATGTCGGCACGGGCACCGGCCTGCTCGCCTTCGCCGCGCTGGCCGTGTGGCCGCGCGCGCGTGTCGCCGCATCCGACATCGATCCGGTGGCGATCGAGGTGACGGCCGAAAATGCGGCGGTGAACGGCGTGGCGATCGGCCGCGGCCACGGGCGCGTCGCGCTGGCGACGGCGCCCGGCCTCGCCCATCCCCGCCTGCGCGCGTGGGCGCCCTACGACCTGATCGTGGCGAACATCCTGGCCGGTCCGCTGGTAGAGCTGGCGCCGATGCTGGGCGGCGCGCTGCTGCCCGGCGGGTCGCTGGTGCTGGCAGGCCTGCTCGATCATCAGGCGGAGCGGGTGGCGGCCGCCTACCGCCGGGAGGGGCTGCGCCTGGCCGATACCATCCGGCTGGGCGACTGGCCCACCCTGCGCATGATCAAGCGGCGGCGCTAG